A region of Planktomarina temperata RCA23 DNA encodes the following proteins:
- the cobJ gene encoding precorrin-3B C(17)-methyltransferase — translation MALTPVVLALNASGLAVAQSIAQALDAPLHGRRGRVGQADAFFDNALDHARDLFAAGTPIVGVCASGILIRAVAPLLSDKTQEPPVVSVADDGSVVVPLLGGHRGANRLARKIAEALDSTAAVTTAGDVSLGVSLDEPPEGWALANPQDAKGAMAALLSGGGAALLGAEAAQAAWLADMPAGDAVKLSCDMTPQSDLGPHHLQFAPKRVTIGVGCARDCPPQELADLVHTALNEAGVCDAAVHSINTISLKADEPAILELARQLNAPLRLFSAEALEAETPRLATPSDVVFAEVGCHGVSEGAALAQLGSEGKLWMQKRKTAHATVALGLADRPLSDLRGAARGRLSVVGIGPGQAAWRTPEVSRLIADAQELVGYGLYIDLLGPLAAGKERSDFPLGGEEARCRYALEQAGLGKNVALVCSGDAGIYAMGALVFELLDRPADQMGVSDAARRVDVVCSPGVSALQGAAARAGAPLGHDFCTISLSDLLTPRADILRRLQAAAEGDFVIAFYNPVSKTRRTLLSEARDILLQHRPADTPVMLASSLGRPEEHIRYRRLEDLQVDEVDMLTVVLIGSSNSRLAQLGEGPRMFTPRGYARKIDGDLAPMKEGNGR, via the coding sequence ATGGCTCTAACCCCTGTTGTTTTGGCGCTGAATGCCTCTGGTCTTGCCGTGGCTCAGTCGATCGCGCAGGCGCTGGATGCGCCGCTGCACGGCCGTAGAGGTCGCGTGGGGCAGGCGGATGCTTTTTTTGACAATGCTTTGGATCATGCGCGTGATCTTTTCGCAGCAGGGACTCCGATTGTCGGAGTTTGTGCCAGTGGGATTTTGATCCGCGCCGTGGCCCCGCTGCTGAGCGATAAGACTCAAGAGCCACCGGTGGTTTCCGTGGCCGATGATGGATCGGTTGTCGTGCCGCTTTTGGGGGGGCATCGCGGGGCCAACCGTCTGGCGCGCAAGATTGCCGAGGCTCTGGACAGCACGGCTGCTGTGACAACGGCGGGGGATGTGTCGCTGGGTGTGTCTTTGGATGAGCCCCCCGAGGGTTGGGCTTTGGCCAATCCGCAAGATGCCAAGGGCGCAATGGCAGCGCTGTTATCCGGCGGCGGTGCGGCGCTCTTGGGTGCAGAGGCGGCTCAAGCGGCGTGGTTGGCCGATATGCCCGCGGGTGATGCGGTGAAGCTGAGCTGTGATATGACGCCGCAAAGCGATTTGGGCCCCCATCACCTGCAATTTGCGCCCAAGCGCGTGACCATCGGGGTGGGCTGCGCACGCGATTGCCCGCCACAGGAATTGGCCGATTTGGTGCATACGGCCCTCAATGAGGCGGGAGTTTGTGATGCGGCGGTGCACTCTATCAACACGATTTCGCTCAAAGCAGATGAGCCCGCGATCTTGGAGCTTGCCCGGCAGTTGAACGCGCCTTTGCGGCTTTTTTCCGCAGAGGCGCTGGAGGCGGAAACCCCCCGTTTGGCCACGCCCTCTGACGTGGTATTCGCCGAGGTCGGCTGTCATGGCGTGTCAGAAGGGGCGGCCTTGGCGCAGCTCGGCTCTGAGGGCAAGCTGTGGATGCAAAAGCGTAAGACCGCGCATGCGACGGTGGCGCTTGGTTTGGCGGATAGGCCCCTGTCAGATTTACGCGGCGCTGCCCGTGGTCGTCTGTCGGTGGTTGGGATTGGGCCAGGCCAGGCGGCTTGGCGCACGCCGGAGGTGTCGCGCTTGATCGCCGATGCGCAGGAGCTGGTCGGCTATGGGCTTTATATCGATCTGCTGGGCCCGCTGGCCGCAGGCAAAGAGCGCTCCGATTTCCCCTTGGGCGGTGAAGAGGCACGCTGTCGCTATGCGCTGGAACAGGCGGGGCTTGGCAAGAACGTCGCCTTGGTCTGTTCTGGGGATGCGGGCATTTATGCCATGGGCGCCTTGGTTTTTGAATTGCTGGACCGTCCAGCCGATCAAATGGGCGTGAGCGATGCGGCCCGCCGCGTGGATGTTGTTTGCTCGCCGGGGGTTTCTGCCCTGCAAGGGGCGGCGGCACGCGCTGGGGCGCCATTGGGCCATGATTTTTGTACGATATCATTGTCAGATCTGCTCACACCGCGCGCCGATATTCTGCGCCGCTTGCAAGCGGCGGCTGAGGGGGATTTTGTCATCGCCTTCTATAATCCCGTCTCCAAAACCCGACGCACGCTTTTGTCAGAGGCGCGCGATATTTTGTTGCAACATCGCCCGGCTGATACGCCGGTGATGCTGGCCAGCTCATTGGGGCGGCCTGAGGAACATATTCGCTATCGCCGCCTAGAGGATTTGCAGGTGGATGAGGTGGATATGCTGACAGTGGTGCTGATTGGCTCGTCAAATTCGCGGCTGGCGCAGTTGGGCGAAGGGCCTCGTATGTTTACCCCGCGCGGCTATGCGCGCAAGATTGATGGGGATTTGGCCCCCATGAAAGAAGGAAACGGCAGATGA